Proteins encoded together in one Coffea arabica cultivar ET-39 chromosome 2c, Coffea Arabica ET-39 HiFi, whole genome shotgun sequence window:
- the LOC113725302 gene encoding peroxidase P7, translating to MASFPVSSSLTICVLFLVIGSTSAQLSTNFYYHSCPNLFSTVKSTVQSAISKEARMGASLLRLFFHDCFVNGCDGSVLLDDTSSFRGEKRAAPNFNSARGFEVVDNIKSAVERACPGVVSCADVLAIAARDSVEILGGPRWDVKLGRRDARTASQAAANNSIPPPTTNLNALISRFSAVGLSARDLVALSGSHTIGLARCTNFRARIYNETNNLDSSLARTRQSNCPSVSGSGDNNLAPLDLQTPTNFDNNYFKNLVNRRGLLHSDQQLFNGGSTDSAVRAYSNNPGSFASDFAAAMIKMGDIKPLTGSNGEIRKNCRRIN from the exons ATGGCTTCATTTCCGGTCTCTTCGAGCTTAACTATCTGCGTGCTCTTCCTAGTTATAGGAAGCACTTCAGCTCAACTTTCAACTAATTTCTACTACCACTCTTGTCCAAATCTTTTTAGCACCGTCAAATCCACAGTGCAATCTGCAATATCAAAGGAAGCCCGAATGGGAGCTTCTCTCCTCCGCTTATTTTTCCATGATTGCTTTGTTAAC GGATGCGATGGTTCAGTCCTGCTTGACGACACTTCCTCCTTCAGAGGGGAGAAGAGGGCAGCTCCTAATTTCAATTCTGCCAGGGGATTTGAGGTGGTCGACAATATAAAGTCTGCTGTGGAGAGGGCATGTCCCGGTGTGGTCTCTTGTGCTGACGTTTTGGCCATTGCTGCTCGTGACTCTGTTGAGATC CTTGGTGGCCCCCGCTGGGATGTAAAACTTGGAAGAAGAGATGCTAGGACTGCAAGTCAAGCTGCTGCAAATAATAGCATTCCTCCGCCAACCACCAATCTTAACGCTCTAATTTCTAGATTCAGTGCAGTTGGACTCTCTGCCAGGGACCTCGTTGCTTTATCTG GATCTCACACGATTGGACTAGCAAGATGCACAAATTTCAGAGCACGCATCTACAATGAGACCAACAATTTGGACAGTTCCTTGGCTCGAACAAGGCAGAGCAACTGCCCAAGTGTTAGCGGATCAGGGGACAACAATTTGGCACCTCTGGACCTCCAGACTCCCACAAATTTTGACAATAACTATTTCAAGAACCTTGTCAACCGAAGAGGGCTGCTTCACTCGGATCAACAGCTATTTAATGGCGGGTCAACTGATTCAGCCGTTAGAGCATATAGCAACAACCCAGGCTCCTTTGCCTCTGATTTTGCAGCAGCCATGATCAAGATGGGTGATATTAAGCCTCTCACTGGATCCAACGGCGAGATTAGGAAGAATTGCAGGAGAATTAACTAG
- the LOC113721185 gene encoding LOB domain-containing protein 15-like isoform X1: MSRESRERLEEIGKKIKRESDVFSSQLGRRHVLGGDGGGTLNTITPCAACKLLRRRCAQECPFSPYFSPHEPQKFASVHRVFGASNVSKMLMEVPESQRADAANSLVYEANVRLRDPVYGCMGAISTLQQQVQSLQAELNAVRAEILQYRFRETSNINIHVPSNSNLALLSSGAVSIAALPPTPPPPPPPHLPPPPPSLPHTSPSSSMYSPPSSTAADFSTISNENISFFG; encoded by the exons ATGTCTAGAGAAAG CAGGGAGAGGCTTGAGGAGATTGGGAAGAAGATCAAGAGAGAATCCGATGTGTTCAGCAGTCAGTTGGGAAGGAGACACGTGTTGGGAGGAGATGGAGGAGGAACCCTTAACACTATTACACCTTGTGCGGCTTGTAAACTTTTGAGACGACGCTGTGCTCAAGAGTGCCCTTTTTCTCCATATTTTTCTCCTCACGAGCCCCAAAAATTTGCTTCAGTCCACAGAGTTTTTGGGGCAAGTAATGTTTCCAAGATGCTCATG GAAGTTCCAGAAAGTCAAAGAGCAGATGCAGCAAATAGTCTAGTTTACGAGGCAAATGTAAGGCTAAGAGATCCAGTGTACGGATGCATGGGAGCAATTTCCACTttacaacaacaagttcaatCTTTGCAAGCAGAACTCAACGCAGTaagggctgaaattttgcaataCAGATTTAGGGAAACCTCCAACATTAATATTCATGTGCCCTCTAATTCTAATTTGGCCTTGCTTTCTTCTGGGGCTGTTTCTATTGCTGCACTGCCACCTActccccctcctcctcctccgccgCATCTGCCCCCTCCGCCCCCTTCACTTCCTCATACATCTCCCTCTTCTTCCATGTACTCCCCACCCTCTAGTACTGCCGCCGATTTTAGCACCATCTCCAACGagaatatttctttttttggctaa
- the LOC113725303 gene encoding protein NRT1/ PTR FAMILY 5.1: MESKGYTQDGTVDLRGRPVLAHRTGKWKACAFLVGYEAFERMAFYGIASNLVVYLTTQLHEDTVPSVRNVNNWSGAVWMTPILGAYIADSYLGRFWTFTISSLIYVMGMVLLTMAVSIKHFKRTCINGICKKASTSQVAFIYASLYIIAIGAGGTKPNISTFGADQFDDFNPSEKQLKASFFNWWMFSTFTGALCATLGLVYIQENLGWGLGYCIPTAGLILSLIIFYIGTPYYRHKVKKAESPAGDLLRVLVTVITNRKLELPIHPSQLYELDQQYYLNTGKRQIHHTSLFRFLDKAAIKQDGDGSRRQPCTVTQVEESKLILGMAMIWLATLIPSTIWAQVNTLFVKQGTTLDRHLGSTFQIPAASLGSFVTLSMLLTVPMYDRYFVPLMRKKTGNPRGITLLQRLGIGILIQIFAIAIAYAVEVRRMHVIRLHHIKGPEEIVPMTILALLPQYVLLGIADVFNAIGLLEFFYDQSPDDMRSLGTTYFTSGIGIGNFLNSFLVTMVDKISGSHGGKSWIGKNLNDSHLDYYYSFLLIICTINMGIFLWASRKYVYKRESIELKVGCLELESKALDASPLGLPV, translated from the exons ATGGAAAGTAAAGGTTACACACAAGATGGCACTGTTGATCTCCGGGGACGTCCAGTGCTCGCCCATAGGACTGGCAAATGGAAAGCTTGTGCTTTTCTCGTTG GGTACGAAGCATTTGAGAGGATGGCTTTCTATGGAATAGCTTCCAATTTAGTGGTTTACTTGACGACCCAACTTCACGAAGACACAGTTCCTTCGGTTAGGAACGTTAACAATTGGTCTGGGGCAGTGTGGATGACACCAATTCTGGGCGCCTATATTGCTGATTCTTACTTGGGTCGCTTTTGGACCTTCACCATCTCATCTTTGATCTATGTCAtg GGCATGGTACTTTTAACAATGGCGGTTTCCATCAAGCATTTCAAACGAACTTGCATAAATGGAATCTGCAAAAAGGCTTCTACTTCGCAAGTAGCATTCATCTATGCTTCTCTCTACATAATTGCCATTGGGGCTGGTGGAACTAAACCGAATATATCAACCTTCGGCGCTGACCAGTTTGATGATTTCAATCCGAGTGAGAAACAgctcaaggcttcattctttaATTGGTGGATGTTCAGTACCTTCACTGGTGCTCTATGTGCAACACTTGGCCTTGTGTACATTCAAGAGAACTTGGGTTGGGGATTAGGATATTGTATCCCTACTGCTGGACTTATATTATCCTTGATTATATTCTACATTGGCACCCCATATTACAGGCACAAAGTTAAGAAGGCCGAGAGTCCTGCGGGTGACCTATTACGAGTCCTTGTCACTGTAATTACCAATAGAAAGCTTGAGCTCCCCATCCACCCATCTCAGCTTTATGAGCTTGACCAGCAGTATTACCTTAATACAGGAAAACGCCAAATCCATCATACTTCATTGTTCAG GTTCTTAGACAAGGCTGCAATTAAGCAAGATGGGGACGGGTCACGGAGGCAACCGTGCACGGTGACTCAAGTGGAGGAATCAAAACTAATCCTGGGAATGGCCATGATATGGCTTGCAACCTTAATCCCCAGCACCATCTGGGCACAAGTCAATACCCTTTTTGTCAAGCAAGGCACCACTTTGGATAGACATTTGGGCAGCACCTTTCAGATTCCTGCTGCATCCCTAGGGAGTTTTGTCACACTCTCGATGCTACTCACCGTACCCATGTATGACCGTTATTTTGTGCCTCTGATGCGTAAGAAAACAGGAAACCCAAGGGGGATCACGTTACTGCAGAGGCTTGGAATTGGAATTTTGATTCAAATATTTGCAATCGCGATTGCATACGCAGTGGAAGTAAGGCGAATGCACGTCATTAGACTGCACCACATTAAGGGGCCTGAGGAAATTGTGCCAATGACTATTCTGGCTTTACTTCCACAATATGTTCTGTTGGGGATTGCTGATGTTTTCAATGCCATcggattgctggaatttttctacGATCAATCGCCAGACGACATGAGAAGCCTCGGGACTACGTATTTCACGAGTGGGATTGGCATTGGGAATTTCTTGAACAGCTTCTTAGTGACAATGGTGGATAAAATTTCGGGAAGCCATGGGGGGAAGAGTTGGATCGGGAAAAACCTGAATGATTCCCATTTGGATTACTATTACAGCTTCCTTCTTATCATATGTACCATAAACATGGGAATCTTTTTGTGGGCATCAAGAAAGTATGTTTACAAGAGGGAATCAATCGAATTGAAGGTTGGGTGTCTGGAATTGGAGAGCAAAGCCTTGGACGCATCTCCGCTGGGACTGCCTGTGTAA
- the LOC113721185 gene encoding LOB domain-containing protein 15-like isoform X2: MSRERERLEEIGKKIKRESDVFSSQLGRRHVLGGDGGGTLNTITPCAACKLLRRRCAQECPFSPYFSPHEPQKFASVHRVFGASNVSKMLMEVPESQRADAANSLVYEANVRLRDPVYGCMGAISTLQQQVQSLQAELNAVRAEILQYRFRETSNINIHVPSNSNLALLSSGAVSIAALPPTPPPPPPPHLPPPPPSLPHTSPSSSMYSPPSSTAADFSTISNENISFFG, from the exons ATGTCTAGAGAAAG GGAGAGGCTTGAGGAGATTGGGAAGAAGATCAAGAGAGAATCCGATGTGTTCAGCAGTCAGTTGGGAAGGAGACACGTGTTGGGAGGAGATGGAGGAGGAACCCTTAACACTATTACACCTTGTGCGGCTTGTAAACTTTTGAGACGACGCTGTGCTCAAGAGTGCCCTTTTTCTCCATATTTTTCTCCTCACGAGCCCCAAAAATTTGCTTCAGTCCACAGAGTTTTTGGGGCAAGTAATGTTTCCAAGATGCTCATG GAAGTTCCAGAAAGTCAAAGAGCAGATGCAGCAAATAGTCTAGTTTACGAGGCAAATGTAAGGCTAAGAGATCCAGTGTACGGATGCATGGGAGCAATTTCCACTttacaacaacaagttcaatCTTTGCAAGCAGAACTCAACGCAGTaagggctgaaattttgcaataCAGATTTAGGGAAACCTCCAACATTAATATTCATGTGCCCTCTAATTCTAATTTGGCCTTGCTTTCTTCTGGGGCTGTTTCTATTGCTGCACTGCCACCTActccccctcctcctcctccgccgCATCTGCCCCCTCCGCCCCCTTCACTTCCTCATACATCTCCCTCTTCTTCCATGTACTCCCCACCCTCTAGTACTGCCGCCGATTTTAGCACCATCTCCAACGagaatatttctttttttggctaa